The Nostoc sp. 'Lobaria pulmonaria (5183) cyanobiont' genome window below encodes:
- a CDS encoding KGK domain-containing protein codes for MGDRFKPIECNNGDVLDFGDNTYKIGKFKQAIDTSFNPTIEYKLNQELSSKGIHIKESPNGNWFHKGIDCEILTLGSQSWKKGKVKIKISVEFYIEEEDIEITNSKNSEITEPESPLDDLRRMIHE; via the coding sequence ATGGGAGATAGATTTAAGCCAATAGAGTGTAACAATGGTGATGTTTTAGACTTCGGAGACAATACATATAAAATTGGTAAATTTAAACAAGCAATCGATACCTCGTTTAACCCCACGATAGAATATAAATTGAATCAAGAATTAAGTAGCAAAGGAATACATATAAAAGAGTCTCCGAATGGGAATTGGTTTCATAAGGGTATCGATTGTGAAATTTTAACACTAGGTTCTCAAAGCTGGAAAAAGGGGAAAGTGAAAATTAAGATAAGCGTTGAATTTTATATTGAAGAAGAAGATATAGAAATAACTAATAGCAAAAATTCAGAAATCACTGAACCAGAATCCCCTCTTGATGATCTTCGCCGCATGATTCATGAGTAA
- a CDS encoding dynamin-like GTPase family protein yields MSDMPLQCKNLKEQVESILQLLQQEPTLRSQDITPVQTSLSKAISPKFEIVFAGAFSAGKSMLINALLERELLYSAEGHATGTECKIEYAEVDKERVILTFLSEAEIREQAVSLCQQLGFKTVTNINQTDVINLLRQGCEAIIQQEGGESKSERAKQAKALMLLVEGYIANRDRINTVNNATYSMEQFNFSNLKEAAGYARRGSNSAVLKRIEYYCNHPLLQDGNVIIDTPGIDAPVEKDAQLTYAKIQHPDTSAVVCVLKPAAAGEMTKEETELLELMRENGGVRDRVFYVFNRIDETWYNTQLRQRLDDLISGQFGNSRKVYKTSGLLGFYGSQIKQTSQQDRFGLDSVFAESIKGLDGKEETPQFVYAFNNYCVNSGKLSSTKFRVSVNGFETPNQNYVRILGDWGNEIIEQLIKDSGTEEFRTAITRYLTQEKRPQLFKNLADDLEDICIKLKKHYQSVQRDLDSQPQEIETMKAQELQRLNQQLQQIGRDFNEDITEQVNQIINNSCDAFEADFKQLQSRMIRRLDELLDSFSVASAYQRATISHPRNATAPLIAILVEAFYYLANQLEDILVESSQQVVANYFQRLIEKIRKSEYYRQLYRLLDNDGGIEQEIRTVEKVVTQALVSAASVECDRFVRESPRFYDEGTFSIYQFRQTLSQTSQGYDAESIVEAEPAIRQLLKLDFEPKVSHTIRKSFRQTINQTLKTQLIPMANQQADEILQQYPQARAYLEKTLEQEAEEKIAKNRRLLGVVEENIATYNSAASSINSCLQAIKLYDHLLPVIGDSFAPDGKFINNEFLVLNMV; encoded by the coding sequence ATGTCAGATATGCCGCTTCAGTGCAAAAATTTGAAAGAGCAGGTTGAGTCTATATTACAACTTTTACAACAAGAACCAACACTACGTTCCCAAGATATTACACCTGTGCAAACTTCTTTAAGTAAGGCGATTTCTCCCAAGTTTGAAATTGTATTTGCAGGTGCTTTTAGTGCTGGAAAATCAATGCTAATCAATGCACTATTAGAAAGGGAATTACTCTACAGTGCAGAGGGACACGCTACAGGTACAGAATGCAAAATCGAGTATGCAGAAGTAGATAAAGAACGTGTTATTTTGACGTTTTTAAGTGAAGCAGAAATTCGGGAACAAGCAGTTTCTTTGTGTCAGCAGCTAGGATTTAAGACTGTAACTAATATTAATCAAACTGATGTAATTAACTTGCTACGTCAAGGTTGCGAAGCTATTATTCAGCAGGAGGGTGGCGAGAGTAAATCAGAACGTGCAAAACAGGCGAAGGCGTTAATGTTGTTGGTAGAAGGATATATAGCAAACCGCGATCGCATCAACACGGTTAATAATGCTACATATTCAATGGAGCAATTTAACTTTTCTAATCTCAAGGAAGCTGCTGGATATGCCCGTCGTGGTAGTAATAGTGCCGTATTGAAGCGAATAGAATATTACTGCAATCATCCTCTGCTACAAGATGGTAATGTAATTATTGACACACCTGGTATTGATGCGCCAGTAGAGAAAGACGCCCAACTAACTTATGCCAAAATTCAACATCCTGATACTTCGGCGGTGGTGTGTGTGCTAAAACCTGCTGCGGCGGGTGAGATGACAAAAGAAGAAACAGAACTTTTGGAATTAATGCGGGAGAATGGGGGAGTACGCGATCGCGTTTTCTATGTCTTCAACCGCATTGATGAGACTTGGTATAATACTCAGCTACGGCAACGATTAGATGATTTAATTAGTGGACAATTTGGCAATTCAAGGAAGGTTTATAAAACGAGTGGATTATTAGGATTTTATGGCAGTCAGATTAAACAGACAAGCCAACAAGATAGATTTGGTTTAGATTCTGTTTTTGCAGAAAGTATTAAGGGTTTAGATGGTAAAGAAGAAACACCACAATTTGTCTATGCGTTTAACAACTACTGTGTAAATTCAGGAAAGCTATCTTCCACTAAATTCCGTGTCTCTGTTAATGGCTTTGAAACCCCAAATCAAAATTATGTGCGGATTCTAGGAGATTGGGGAAATGAAATTATAGAACAGCTAATTAAAGATAGTGGGACTGAGGAATTTCGCACAGCAATTACTCGCTATCTTACACAAGAAAAGCGTCCCCAATTATTTAAAAATCTTGCTGATGATTTGGAAGATATTTGTATTAAACTGAAAAAACATTATCAGAGCGTCCAACGCGATTTAGATAGTCAGCCCCAAGAAATTGAGACGATGAAGGCGCAAGAGTTGCAACGCCTAAATCAGCAACTCCAGCAAATTGGTAGAGACTTTAATGAGGATATCACAGAACAAGTTAACCAAATAATTAATAATTCTTGTGATGCTTTTGAAGCAGATTTTAAGCAATTGCAATCACGAATGATTCGCCGTCTAGATGAATTGCTAGATAGTTTTTCTGTGGCTTCTGCTTATCAACGTGCAACAATTAGCCATCCTCGCAATGCTACCGCACCTTTAATTGCTATTTTAGTAGAGGCATTTTATTACTTAGCAAATCAATTAGAAGATATTTTGGTTGAATCTTCTCAGCAAGTAGTTGCGAATTATTTCCAGCGATTGATTGAAAAGATTCGCAAGTCAGAATATTATCGCCAGTTGTATCGTTTATTAGATAATGATGGTGGAATTGAACAAGAAATAAGAACTGTAGAAAAAGTAGTTACTCAAGCATTAGTGAGTGCAGCTAGTGTAGAGTGCGATCGCTTCGTGCGAGAAAGTCCGAGATTTTATGATGAAGGCACTTTTTCTATATATCAATTTCGCCAGACTTTATCACAAACTTCTCAAGGTTATGACGCTGAAAGTATCGTGGAAGCAGAACCAGCCATTAGGCAATTATTGAAGTTAGATTTTGAGCCAAAGGTTTCCCACACTATTCGGAAATCTTTCCGTCAAACCATTAATCAAACACTCAAAACTCAATTGATACCAATGGCAAATCAGCAAGCAGATGAAATTTTGCAGCAATACCCACAGGCGCGTGCTTATTTAGAGAAAACATTAGAACAAGAAGCTGAAGAAAAAATTGCGAAAAATCGCCGATTATTGGGTGTTGTTGAAGAAAATATTGCAACATATAATTCAGCAGCTTCTAGTATCAATAGTTGTTTACAAGCAATTAAATTATATGACCATTTATTGCCTGTAATTGGTGATTCCTTTGCTCCTGATGGGAAGTTTATCAATAATGAATTTTTGGTTTTAAATATGGTATAA